The Podospora pseudopauciseta strain CBS 411.78 chromosome 2 map unlocalized CBS411.78m_2, whole genome shotgun sequence genome has a window encoding:
- a CDS encoding uncharacterized protein (COG:S; EggNog:ENOG503P9GI), whose translation MSLPQDVEFSPARTTLHWAQSDYDYDQVQYADFSQIQEAKYGDVKYLQVSESEMDDQEIEGNGEFTHQHNPRDSIASLTHSEPSSAPLSKNAKKNKKKAAKKKAAKEAEKEAEKEAEPQPEAETVPTPAAEPTPEPTTEAKEEAEGEASAAKKKNKKKKKKNKSSVDSTPATSSDSLAPAAAEPTSEAPATEEQPKVKEVKERSLEAPAAESKQNEEPGTEEKVEDTSAPAAAAEPTPVAEVTETKETEAPAAEVATPKVKEEEKPTEDAAPAPEAAAPVEKVEDAASSTPAPEPEAAEEAASTPAVDPTPAEAAAEVKEEPAAETVVEVEKSFAEVAAPDSTEGAAPVVIDLKSEPEAEKPQEETKEVEAPKVEEPAKEAEKTEEESAPVADATPEPMPVEQSTPAEEVKPAESEKTAEPEVEPTPETKEEPATQAKDEPVAEPVPEAREEPAVAEPVAEAKEEPTVAELVTESKDEPVAKVAKEETAVETKEEATPDVKEEVAPETEVKAEAVPEVKEEPASEVKEEAAATAPEVKEEDTPEIKTEEAEVKTEDIPEAKEEAAPEVKEEAAAEVKDETPEVKEEAVEIKTEEADVKIADIPEAKEEAAPDANEEATPKAAVEATLEVKETTTETKEEAVVEPTAEVKEEPVVDAPAEAKDEAPVEAVPGTKEDVAAETKEQSTSEEKDEPVAEVEQSAAETKEEAVPEAKTEAVPEVTDAVPETKDDAAPEAKEEAVAEPKTEVVEEPKDEPAAEITVEDKDVSYAEVAAAEPAGEAKEATPETKEETVPETEEEPAVEAKQEPAPETKDEPAAEVKEDTTTETVAESKDEPVAEVKETAPEPAVEAKEEPVPETKEESVPEPAVEAKEESAPEPAPKTKESAPEAPVAETKEEPAVETKEEPAVETKEEPAVEAKDEPAVETKEESYAEVAPAAVETKEETATETKDEPVVEATEAQVEESAPEPVVEAKEELTPAPVEEAKDVPAAELSSEVKEEAEPTSVEDSKQEEPEVKKPVAENKESYAEVAAAPAPEETVKEKPAVEESAAKEDAPVTEDKPEPETAEEPAKPEEAKEGVAAEPAVEKTAEPAVEPAVEPAAEPAEETVVESIPEKVAEPAEKSAEPVAEKAVEPVGVKVTEAADEPVAEPVSEKAAEPEAEKAAESTDETVAELKEQVGVAGTVAAVAGTVAAATEIVAEAATSVADTVAATFSEPAIKPAEEADKSTPVEKTEKEPAAVQAKSASVAEPVPAVEESAKAAETVEEKAAPVEEAPETTPEPAAEIKPETETEVAAPASTEDVDSTPASVDRAIVEETPAPVEEVAKVEPTEEIKPASTEDAKVEVAEETKPEETKIEIVEEAQPEVAETATEAVEETKVRAPVEEAKAEPAEETKTPEPVEEAKPAPVEEVKAEAVEDVKTEAAEAPKADPVEELNAVEPVEQVIAPAAESVEAPKEESQPEPVVERSLVVEAPVEAPKEVAAQPVVEAPIEAPKEVVAEPVVAAARSVPETVEKVEQEESKDTVGPIPSENKDEKASGEEHPIPVLLDTPGGLAGEEISECISEPKDTDTDLQQSDTHDTPITHDTHDTQDASAAISSVDNNDTLDTPNIDNTPGEEEVVPETIDETEVTADDKEAVKTVEEDQSDVTPSDEDLAAAESKEPASSMQEPEAKDDKPETEAAPEPDIAHAETAPVAEAEPVVESTQIEEPTLPEVKTPSADVEEALEEPPSRTKEPTEDSSPVVTDDASITVEEATQQSEEEKEQPIIEQSSTEIPAVQESVDVTSTPEVEKSVVEEVAVPEKEEVAPEVESVEKTEEVEPVEVSDAKVAQSVDDAQAVNDKSNSPVAAVAVAAGIASAAAIAATAASIEEPAAVEKAVVDEPEVSEKTEEPIKVDEPVAVADKSVIADEPATTEEIVIAAAEEPIETDKPTSVSESRSIDEPPVSVEEHVDAEHVVPAAAVPSEISARSVESAIDTASVVAENEAPVVVPAQEPEQISDAASEDFVLIEAESIPKEATEEEAVLIDQSIASLKQVASEVETEAPAAAVEEKSVNETVVEPAVEVTAQQAAEPDVESTTKPDAPKEVSVSDFAIPVAAAAGAAAFGVAAGEATKEEAPVTERSLPKSLAQVERDDVVSDYDPRDTNLSFGTQTTYPLPTDTSFTLPTDTTYTLPTDTSFSLPTEKTASESLSRGLASTEESKKEETSEGKSFAKELALGASVVGALGAATAVAAHTASDKESSDAVKRLEAYTAIFDDEPKDKVSSRSLPQDGAKNTTIESSEAVSETVPLTESFHMVDKKDGQEVARGGVEAKSDGEDNVAARPAIIAVTSAGPKETITDDAVLTTQRSTIPGSRGPDETQGEEVIVDFRVPTPALILPDLNDPVARELGRMRSLRRQRRNTIKQVEEMVAAAVVLYATADILSPPGSPTTENPGAEVLGLTEMHSDVKGKGKEVQVFTDGERGRRRSRDEQEVSALVTDLSADKDRSRTDEGRRRRRSHHSSRSYRDLESRDRDLGDAHDYRDLSKDGSRHSYSRRHRSESYNSSRSLGADERPRTPPAQDKDSSYPPEHRSPRKQRTPEEQAAHDKRKEERRRLRELERAREEIPASPTSPAKEEHVKERSAPRQRSERDLSERDRSDRDRAERSEHRRRRHSHSRASVEFDVPSSSRKTEPVLNSREGVPMPPSASRTFPPELKRSSTGRSSRARRSERSERSERSDDRLARDDDYRPSSREHREHREPRVRRSEDRIVRDEEVPRQRSSKRSTANVLDTKDSAASVGDASIGKGAASISSTGEHESASHRAKRQEKREKVRESETKEKGGIRGAFKRLFTRG comes from the exons ATGAGTCTCCCTCAAGATGTCGAGTTTAGTCCAGCTAGGACCACCCTTCATTGGGCCCAAAGCGACTATGATTATGATCAAGTTCAGTATGCCGACTTTAGCCAAATACAGGAAGCCAAATATGGAGATGTGAAGTACCTCCAAGTATCCGAGAGTGAGATGGACGATCAAGAGATTGAGG GCAATGGCGAGTTCACCCACCAGCATAATCCCAGGGACTCGATAGCGTCTCTCACCCACTCAGAGCCATCATCAGCCCCTCTCTCAAAGAacgccaagaagaacaagaagaaggcagcgaagaagaaggcagccaaggaggccgagaaggaagCCGAGAAAGAAGCCGAGCCACAACCCGAAGCCGAAACTGTGCCGACACCAGCCGCGGAGCCGACGCCGGAGCCGACAAcggaggccaaggaggaagccgagggGGAGGCTTCGgccgccaagaagaagaacaagaagaaaaagaagaagaacaagagcaGCGTCGATTCGACACCTGCTACATCTTCTGACTCTCTTGCCCCCGCTGCCGCCGAGCCAACATCAGAAGCCCCTGCGACTGAAGAGCAACCCAAGGTtaaggaggtcaaggaacGCAGTCTCGAGGCCCCTGCTGCTGAGAGCAAGCAGAACGAGGAGCCCGGGACtgaggagaaggttgaggaCACCAGtgcccctgctgctgctgctgagccaACGCCTGTCGCCGAGGTGACTGAGACCAAGGAGACTGAAGCTCCCGCTGCTGAGGTCGCCACAcccaaggtcaaggaggaggaaaagccCACAGAAGATGCTGCTCCCGCCCCTGAAGCTGCTGCTCCAGTAGAGAAGGTCGAAGATGCTGCGTCCTCAACGCCCGCCCCTGAGCCAGAagctgccgaggaggctgcctCCACACCTGCTGTTGACCCCACGCCAGCAGAGGCTGCCgctgaggtgaaggaggagccAGCTGCCGAGACAGTGGTCGAAGTCGAAAAGTCCTTCGCTGAGGTTGCGGCCCCAGATTCTACTGAGGGTGCTGCCCCCGTTGTCATTGATCTCAAGTCTGAGCCTGAGGCTGAGAAGCCTCAagaggagaccaaggaggttgaggcgcccaaggttgaggagccAGCTAAGGAGGCTGAGAAGACCGAGGAGGAATCCGCCCCTGTTGCCGACGCCACCCCAGAGCCTATGCCTGTTGAGCAGTCAACACCTGCTGAGGAGGTCAAGCCTGCTGAGTCTGAGAAGACTGCCGAGCCAGAGGTTGAGCCTACTCctgagaccaaggaggaacCCGCCACTCAAGCCAAGGATGAGCCAGTTGCTGAACCAGTCCCTGAGGCCAGGGAGGAGCCTGCTGTCGCAGAGCCAGTTGCCGAAGCGAAGGAGGAACCTACTGTCGCCGAGCTTGTCACAGAGTCCAAGGATGAACCAGTTGCCAAGGTCGCCAAGGAAGAGACTGCTGttgagaccaaggaggaggccacCCCTGacgtcaaggaggaggttgccCCCGAGACCGAGGTCAAGGCTGAGGCTGTTCccgaggtgaaggaggagccCGCTTCCGAAGTCAAGGAGGAAGCTGCTGCAACTGCCCCTGAAGttaaggaggaggatacccCCGAGATCAAGACTGAAGAGGCTGAGGTCAAGACTGAGGATATCCCTGAGGCGAAGGAGGAAGCCGCTCcagaggtcaaggaggaggctgccgctgAGGTTAAGGACGAGACTCCCGAGGTCAAGGAAGAGGCTGTCGAAatcaagacggaggaggctgaTGTCAAGATTGCGGACATTCCCgaggcgaaggaggaggctgctccTGATGCTAATGAGGAGGCCACTCCCAAGGCTGCCGTTGAGGCCACCCTTGAAGTCAAGGAGACTACCACAGAGACCAAGGAAGAGGCTGTTGTGGAGCCTACtgccgaggtcaaggaggagccCGTCGTCGACGCCCccgccgaggccaaggaCGAAGCTCCTGTTGAGGCTGTGCCTGGAACCAAggaggatgttgctgctgagaCCAAGGAGCAGTCCACCTCTGAAGAGAAAGACGAGCCTGTTGCTGAGGTTGAACAATCTGCCGCTGAGACCAAGGAAGAGGCCGTCCCTGAGGCTAAGACTGAGGCTGTCCCAGAAGTCACGGATGCCGTACCCGAGACCAAGGACGACGCTGCCCCCGAAGCCAAGGAGGAAGCTGTTGCTGAGCCCAAGACCGAGGTGGTCGAGGAGCCCAAGGATGAGCCTGCTGCAGAGATAACTGTGGAGGACAAGGATGTGTCTTATGCCGAAGTTGCCGCTGCTGAGCCCGCCggcgaggccaaggaggctaCTCctgagaccaaggaggagactGTCCCTgagaccgaggaggagccagCTGTCGAAGCCAAGCAAGAGCCTGCTCCCGAGACCAAGGATGAGCCCGCTGCTGAGGTAAAGGAGGACACGACCACTGAGACAGTTGCTGAGTCCAAGGATGAGCCAGTGGCTGAGGTCAAGGAGACTGCCCCTGAGCCTGCCGttgaggccaaggaggagccAGTACccgagaccaaggaggaatCTGTTCCTGAACCTGCTGTTGAAGCTAAAGAGGAGTCTGCCCCAGAGCCAGCCCCTAAGACTAAGGAGTCTGCTCCTGAGGCCCCGGTTGCTGAAACCAAGGAGGAACCTGCCGTTGAAACCAAGGAGGAACCTGCCGTTGAAACCAAGGAGGAACCTGCCGTTGAGGCTAAGGATGAGCCAGCGGttgagaccaaggaggagtcTTATGCTGAAGTCGCCCCGGCTGCTGtcgagaccaaggaggaaaCCGCCACCGAGACAAAGGATGAGCCCGTGGTCGAAGCCACGGAGGCTCAGGTTGAGGAGTCTGCTCCTGAGCCCGTTGttgaggccaaggaggagctcaCCCCAGCGCCAGTAGAGGAGGCGAAGGATGTACCTGCCGCTGAGCTTTCTTCTGAGGTGAAGGAAGAAGCTGAGCCAACTTCCGTTGAGGACTccaagcaggaggagccCGAGGTCAAGAAACCTGTCGCCGAGAACAAGGAGTCCTACGCTGAGGTCGCCGCCGCTCCGGCTCCGGAGGAGACAGTCAAGGAGAAGCCCGCAGTTGA GGAATCTGCCGCCAAGGAAGATGCGCCAGTCACTGAGGACAAGCCCGAGCCCGAGACTGCTGAGGAGCCTGCCAAGcccgaggaggccaaggagggggttgctgctgagcCTGCTGTCGAGAAGACCGCCGAGCCTGCTGTCGAGCCTGCTGTCGAGCCTGCTGCCGAGCCTGCTGAGGAGACTGTCGTCGAGTCTATTCCTGAGAAGGTCGCCGAACCCGCTGAGAAGTCTGCTGAGCCGGTTGCTGAGAAGGCTGTCGAACCAGTTGGGGTGAAGGTTACCGAAGCTGCTGATGAGCCTGTCGCCGAGCCTGTCTCcgagaaggctgccgagcCCGAAGCtgagaaggctgccgagTCTACTGACGAGACCGTTGCCGAGCTCAAGGAGCAGGTTGGTGTTGCCGggactgttgctgctgttgccggAACCGTTGCTGCCGCCACCGAGATTGTTGCTGAGGCTGCCACTTCTGTAGCCGACACTGTTGCTGCGACTTTTTCTGAGCCAGCTATTAAGCCTGCCGAAGAAGCTGACAAGTCGACTCCAGTTGAGAAGACCGAGAAAGAGCCGGCCGCTGTTCAAGCTAAGAGTGCTTCCGTTGCTGAGCCTGTTCCAGCTGTCGAAGAATCCgccaaggctgccgagaccgttgaggagaaggccgcTCCCGTCGAGGAGGCCCCGGAGACTACCCCTGAGCCTGCAGCTGAAATCAAGCCTGAGACTGAAACCGAAGTTGCTGCCCCCGCCTCTACTGAGGACGTTGACAGCACCCCAGCTTCTGTCGACAGGGCTATTGTCGAGGAGACTCCTGCTCCTGTCGAAGAGGTTGCCAAGGTCGAGCCTACTGAAGAGATCAAGCCTGCCTCAACCGAGGACGCCAAGGTTGAAGTCGCTGAGGAGACCAAGCCTGAGGAGACCAAGATCGAAATTGTCGAAGAGGCTCAGCCTGAGGTTGCCGAGACCGCCACTGAAGCTGTCGAGGAGACCAAGGTTCGCGCAcctgtggaggaggccaaggccgagCCCGCTGAGGAGACCAAGACTCCCGAGCCtgtcgaggaggccaagCCTGCGCCAGTAGAAGAGGTCAAGGCTGAAGCTGTCGAAGACGTCAAGACTGAAGCTGCTGAAGCGCCCAAGGCTGATCCAGTCGAGGAGCTCAACGCTGTTGAGCCGGTCGAGCAAGTTATCGCCCCAGCTGCTGAGAGTGTCGAGGCACCCAAGGAAGAGTCCCAGCCTGAGCCAGTGGTCGAGAGATCCCTTGTCGTCGAAGCTCCCGTCGAAGCTCCCAAGGAGGTTGCCGCCCAACCCGTGGTCGAGGCGCCTATCGAAGCACCCAAGGAGGTCGTTGCTGAGCCCGTTGTCGCGGCGGCCAGATCCGTTCCCGAGACTGTCGAGAAGgttgagcaggaggagagtAAGGACACCGTTGGGCCAATTCCCAGCGAGAACAAGGATGAGAAGGCTTCAGGTGAGGAACACCCAATCCCAGTATTGCTTGATACCCCCGGTGGCTTGGCAGGAGAGGAGATTTCAGAATGCATTTCGGAGCCAAAGGACACGGACACGGACTTGCAACAATCGGATACCCATGATACCCCCATTACCCATGATACCCATGATACCCAGGACGCGAGTGCGGCTATTTCTTCTGTTGACAACAATGATACCCTTGACACACCTAATATCGATAATACCcctggcgaggaggaggtcgtcCCGGAGACGATCGATGAGACAGAAGTCACGGCGGACGACAAGGAGGCTGTCAAGACAGTGGAAGAGGACCAGTCTGATGTCACCCCATCGGACGAGGATCTTGCGGCGGCGGAGTCCAAGGAACCGGCGTCTTCCATGCAGGAGCCCGAGGCCAAGGACGACAAACCAGAGACTGAGGCAGCCCCCGAACCTGACATCGCCCACGCGGAGACGGCGCCAGTCGCCGAGGCCGAACCAGTTGTGGAGAGCACCCAGATCGAAGAGCCCACCCTGCCAGAGGTGAAGACACCATCCGCTGACGTTGAAGAAGCTCTGGAAGAACCCCCCTCTAGGACCAAGGAGCCCACTGAAGACTCCTCTCCTGTCGTCACTGATGATGCTAGCATTACTGTGGAGGAAGCCACTCAGCagtctgaggaggagaaggagcagcCCATCATCGAACAGTCTAGCACCGAAATCCCTGCCGTTCAAGAATCCGTCGATGTCACCAGCACCCCAGAAGTTGAGAAGTCGGTGGTTGAGGAAGTTGCTGTtccggagaaggaggaggttgctccCGAAGTCGAGTCTGTGGAGAAGactgaggaggttgagccGGTTGAAGTCTCAGATGCCAAGGTCGCCCAGTCCGTCGACGATGCTCAAGCCGTAAACGACAAGTCCAATAGCCcagttgctgctgttgcggtTGCTGCCGGCAttgcctctgctgctgctatcGCCGCTACCGCGGCCTCAATCGAGGAGCCTGCCGCTGTCGAgaaggctgttgttgatgagccTGAAGTATCCGAGAAGACTGAGGAGCCGATCAAAGTTGACGagcctgttgctgttgccgaTAAGTCTGTTATTGCCGATGAACCTGCCACCACCGAGGAGATTGTCATTGCCGCTGCCGAAGAGCCTATCGAGACTGACAAGCCCACTAGTGTCAGCGAATCACGCAGCATTGACGAGCCGCCCGTCTCTGTCGAGGAACATGTTGATGCTGAGCACGTCgttcctgctgctgctgttccttCGGAGATCTCAGCCAGGTCTGTGGAGTCAGCTATTGACACCGCTTCAGTCGTGGCTGAGAACGAGGCGCCCGTAGTCGTCCCAGCCCAGGAACCGGAGCAAATCTCTGACGCTGCTTCTGAGGACTTTGTCTTGATTGAAGCAGAATCCATCCCCAAGGAGGCAaccgaagaagaagcggtTCTCATCGACCAATCCATTGCCTCGCTCAAGCAGGTCGCCAGTGAAGTCGAAACAGAAGCCCCTGCAGCAGCTGTTGAGGAGAAGTCCGTTAACGAGACGGTTGTGGAGCCTGCCGTCGAAGTGACTGCCCAACAAGCCGCCGAACCCGATGTTGAGTCTACCACCAAGCCTGACGCCCCTAAGGAGGTGTCTGTGTCCGACTTTGCCATTCCTgtggctgccgccgccggagCTGCTGCTTTCGGGGTTGCCGCCGGTGAAgcgaccaaggaggaggctccAGTCACCGAACGCTCGCTCCCCAAGTCTTTGGCCCAGGTTGAGCGTGATGACGTTGTTTCGGACTACGATCCTAGAGATACCAATCTCTCATTCGGCACACAGACAACTTACCCACTACCTACTGACACATCTTTTACCTTGCCGACTGACACAACCTACACATTGCCAACTGACACATCATTCTCGCTGCCTACCGAGAAGACTGCTTCCGAGTCTCTTTCCAGGGGTCTTGCCTCGACTGAGGAGtcgaaaaaagaagaaacctCTGAAGGCAAGTCTTTTGCTAAGGAACTTGCCCTTGGTGCAAGCGTTGTAGGTGCTTTGGGTGCTGCCACCGCCGTGGCTGCCCACACAGCTTCGGATAAAGAGTCTAGTGATGCGGTGAAGCGCCTGGAGGCGTATACCGCCATTTTCGATGACGAACCCAAGGACAAGGTCTCCAGCCGCTCTCTTCCCCAAGATGGCGCCAAGAACACGACAATCGAGTCTTCTGAGGCTGTGAGCGAGACGGTTCCGCTCACTGAATCTTTCCACATGGTGGACAAGAAGGACGGCCAAGAGGTGGCGAGGGGTGGTGTAGAGGCGAAGAGTGATGGTGAGGACAATGTTGCCGCGCGGCCTGCTATTATTGCTGTTACTTCTGCTGGTCCCAAGGAAACGATAACTGACGATGCCGTTCTTACCACTCAAAGGTCAACAATTCCAGGATCCCGAGGACCCGATGAAacccaaggagaagaagtcatTGTTGACTTCCGTGTACCCACCCCTGCTCTTATTCTTCCTGACCTCAATGACCCTGTGGCTCGCGAGTTAGGCCGGATGCGCAGTTTACGCCGGCAGCGCAGAAACACGATCAAGCAGGTGGAAGAGATGGTGGCAGCCGCCGTCGTCTTGTACGCCACAGCCGATATTCTCAGCCCGCCAGGAAGTCCGACAACCGAGAATCCAGGAGCCGAAGTCCTTGGTCTAACCGAAATGCATTCTGACGTGAaggggaaaggaaaggaggTGCAAGTGTTTACCGATGGAGAAAGAGGGAGGCGCAGATCGAGGGACGAGCAAGAAGTTTCTGCTCTCGTGACTGACCTCTCAGCAGACAAAGACAGGTCGAGGACTGATGAAGGCAGACGAAGACGCCGTAGCCATCACTCGAGCCGCTCTTACCGTGATCTTGAAAGCCGTGATCGTGACCTTGGTGATGCTCACGACTATCGAGATCTCAGCAAGGACGGCTCGCGGCACTCTTATTCTCGCCGCCACCGATCCGAGAGCTACAATTCGTCTCGCTCTCTTGGCGCTGATGAGCGCCCTCGCACTCCTCCCGCACAAGACAAAGACAGCAGCTATCCTCCTGAACACCGAAGCCCTCGTAAGCAACGCACACCCGAGGAGCAGGCTGCTCACGACAAGCGAAAGGAGGAGCGCCGCCGTCTCCGTGAACTCGAGAGGGCCAGGGAGGAGATACCAGCTTCTCCCACCTCGCCAGCCAAAGAAGAGCACGTCAAGGAGAGATCAGCACCCCGTCAACGATCTGAGCGTGATCTTTCCGAACGTGATCGTTCTGATCGTGACCGCGCTGAACGCTCTGAGcaccgccgtcgtcgtcataGTCACAGCCGCGCCAGCGTGGAGTTTGATGTGCCATCTTCCAGCAGGAAGACGGAGCCCGTCTTGAACTCTAGAGAAGGGGTGCCCATGCCACCTTCAGCTTCCAGGACATTCCCACCCGAACTCAAGCGCTCCAGCACTGGTCGCAGCTCCAGG